In the Haloferula helveola genome, one interval contains:
- the thiH gene encoding 2-iminoacetate synthase ThiH has protein sequence MAFSEQFESLLARPTPLMRRFRGLLDPCTDARLESMARESAATTRRHFGRTMRLFAPLYLSNECVNNCSYCGFSRDNPILRTTLTVDQVVREARHLYDLGFRNVLLVAGEHPKFVSEGYLQECLDALKTFIPTLAIEVGPMEGDQYGEIVSHGAEGLVVYQETYHRETYEKLHTAGPKKKFGWRLDCPERAYRGGFRRIGVGALFGLADWRHEATSLAAHVEYLLRHCWKAQFTVAFPRMRPYAGNYEYEPDPDLFLSDRALVQLVAAFRLCFPQVGIVMSTREPATLRDAIAPLGVTMMSAGARTEPGGYTGAGHDDLHLTLRGRRVEMENRTGCEKATEQFTIDDSRSPAEVAAMLSRQGLDPVWKDWDEAILATS, from the coding sequence ATGGCCTTCTCCGAACAATTCGAGTCCCTTCTCGCCCGCCCGACCCCGCTGATGCGGCGCTTCCGGGGACTTCTCGATCCGTGCACCGACGCGCGCCTGGAATCCATGGCCCGCGAGTCGGCCGCCACCACCCGCAGGCACTTCGGCCGGACGATGCGCCTCTTCGCCCCCCTCTATCTGTCGAACGAGTGCGTCAACAACTGCAGCTACTGCGGATTCTCGCGCGACAATCCGATCCTGCGCACCACTCTTACGGTGGATCAGGTCGTGCGGGAAGCCCGGCACCTCTACGATCTCGGCTTCCGGAACGTCCTGCTGGTCGCGGGCGAACACCCGAAATTCGTCTCGGAAGGATACCTTCAGGAATGCCTCGACGCCCTCAAGACCTTCATCCCGACCCTGGCGATCGAGGTTGGTCCGATGGAGGGCGACCAATACGGCGAAATCGTTTCGCACGGAGCGGAAGGACTGGTCGTTTACCAGGAAACCTACCACCGCGAGACTTACGAGAAACTCCACACCGCCGGACCGAAGAAGAAGTTCGGCTGGCGGCTCGATTGCCCCGAACGGGCCTACCGCGGCGGCTTCCGCAGGATCGGTGTTGGCGCGCTTTTCGGACTGGCCGACTGGCGCCACGAGGCGACCTCGCTCGCCGCCCACGTCGAGTATCTGCTGAGGCATTGCTGGAAGGCGCAGTTCACGGTCGCCTTCCCGCGCATGCGCCCCTACGCCGGCAACTACGAGTATGAGCCGGACCCGGATCTTTTCCTCTCCGACCGCGCGTTGGTTCAGCTTGTCGCCGCCTTCCGCCTGTGCTTCCCGCAGGTCGGTATCGTGATGTCGACCCGTGAGCCCGCCACGCTGCGTGACGCGATCGCCCCGCTCGGCGTGACCATGATGTCCGCCGGCGCACGCACCGAACCGGGCGGCTACACAGGCGCGGGTCACGACGACCTCCACCTCACGCTGCGCGGCCGGCGCGTCGAAATGGAGAACCGCACCGGCTGCGAGAAAGCCACCGAGCAGTTCACCATCGATGACAGCCGCAGCCCTGCCGAAGTTGCGGCCATGCTCTCTCGCCAAGGACTCGATCCCGTCTGGAAAGACTGGGACGAAGCCATTCTCGCCACCTCGTGA
- the thiS gene encoding sulfur carrier protein ThiS: protein MTVTLNGGSRAFEPDSISLEALLGELDLGGKPVVVELNREPVLPSDYATTTIRDGDSLEIVRIAAGG from the coding sequence ATGACCGTGACCCTCAATGGCGGAAGCCGTGCCTTCGAGCCGGATTCGATTTCGCTCGAAGCCCTGCTCGGCGAACTCGACCTCGGCGGCAAGCCTGTCGTCGTCGAGCTCAACCGCGAACCGGTCCTGCCAAGCGACTACGCAACGACGACCATCCGCGACGGCGACTCGCTCGAGATCGTCCGGATCGCGGCAGGCGGCTGA
- a CDS encoding LysM domain-containing protein produces the protein MSLWTLIRIIAGLMVMAAVVFTILLVRHVREEPMEGFFAELVPVTVDSQPMVALPQAGSDMPDIDPGMKVFEKAREMIAIGDLAGARDRLRTVVSIYPRSKAAPEARRIVGEMNLDEVLSTANLENKSVYTVVRGDSYLGITAKHRTSLDMLMYLNALMDLNSLQPGDELMVMPLEFRLLIEPKREALSVWDGGVFVKEFPLKAVVGAPGGDQKTTIAGKSAVREGRRYGPATPGYRGASKVITIERMPLVIAAIPENADPEELARGFYLDPADMEELALLTRTGNEVEIRSSAR, from the coding sequence ATGAGTCTCTGGACGCTGATCAGGATTATCGCGGGCCTCATGGTGATGGCTGCGGTGGTCTTCACCATCCTCCTTGTCCGGCACGTCCGCGAGGAGCCGATGGAAGGGTTCTTCGCCGAACTGGTCCCGGTGACGGTTGATTCGCAGCCGATGGTCGCCCTCCCGCAGGCCGGCTCGGACATGCCGGACATCGATCCGGGGATGAAGGTCTTCGAGAAGGCGCGCGAAATGATCGCGATCGGCGATCTCGCGGGCGCGCGCGACCGGCTCCGAACGGTCGTGAGCATCTACCCCCGCTCGAAGGCGGCACCCGAGGCCCGTCGGATTGTTGGCGAGATGAACCTGGATGAGGTGCTCTCGACCGCGAATCTGGAGAACAAGTCGGTCTACACGGTGGTGCGGGGCGATTCCTACCTGGGCATTACGGCCAAGCACCGGACCAGCCTCGACATGCTGATGTATCTGAACGCCCTGATGGACCTGAACTCGCTCCAACCCGGCGATGAGCTGATGGTGATGCCGCTGGAATTTCGCCTGCTCATCGAGCCGAAGCGCGAGGCGCTCTCCGTCTGGGACGGTGGGGTGTTTGTGAAGGAATTTCCGCTCAAGGCGGTGGTCGGCGCTCCCGGAGGGGATCAGAAGACCACGATCGCCGGCAAGAGTGCTGTTCGCGAGGGACGTCGCTACGGACCCGCAACGCCCGGATACCGGGGAGCGTCCAAGGTGATCACGATCGAGCGCATGCCGCTTGTCATTGCGGCCATTCCCGAAAATGCCGATCCCGAGGAGCTGGCCCGCGGATTTTACCTCGATCCCGCCGATATGGAGGAATTGGCCCTCTTGACTCGGACGGGGAATGAGGTGGAAATCCGCTCGTCCGCCCGTTAG
- a CDS encoding acyl carrier protein, with the protein MSDKSIEDRVKDIIVDQLGVNADQVTPEAKFIEDLGADSLDTVELVMAFEEEFEIEVPDEEAEKLQSVGDVITYVKGAQG; encoded by the coding sequence ATGTCTGACAAGAGTATCGAAGACCGCGTGAAGGACATCATCGTCGACCAGCTCGGCGTGAATGCCGACCAAGTGACCCCGGAAGCAAAGTTCATCGAGGACCTCGGCGCGGATTCGCTCGACACGGTGGAGCTCGTGATGGCTTTCGAGGAAGAGTTCGAAATCGAGGTTCCCGACGAGGAGGCCGAAAAGCTCCAGTCCGTGGGTGATGTGATCACCTACGTGAAGGGCGCGCAGGGCTGA
- a CDS encoding diacylglycerol kinase family protein produces the protein MVLPPRYPVLFNPKARSQRGRRALEFLMDNAAGLALYATRSAEEAEALSHRFAEQGEPVVIAAGGDGTLNAVVKGLSGSKTALGVLPTGTMNVFARELGIPYDNLDRAFEVILEANVKEVDLFEANGTPFVQMAGVGFDAAVIEETTWESKKVLGPLAYLLSAVKVLGEKPPRMKVEGDDGREEEGVAVLAGNGSLYGGQFKLFHRADNQDSKLDVLVFKEAGYKLVLDSLRGIALGGVDFDSSTVSYFQSGSLHVTADREVPLEVDGELVGRTREVTFGDEQPERLRVLAPREPIGTRFEEAMKAMMAWTKKTVGGPQP, from the coding sequence GTGGTCCTCCCTCCGAGATATCCGGTACTTTTCAACCCGAAGGCACGGAGCCAGCGGGGGCGGAGAGCGCTGGAGTTCCTGATGGACAATGCCGCCGGGTTGGCGCTCTACGCCACGCGTTCGGCCGAGGAGGCGGAGGCCCTCTCGCACCGCTTCGCCGAGCAGGGTGAACCTGTGGTGATCGCCGCCGGAGGAGACGGCACGCTTAACGCGGTGGTCAAGGGCCTCTCCGGTTCGAAGACCGCGCTGGGAGTGCTGCCGACCGGCACGATGAACGTCTTCGCACGCGAGCTCGGCATTCCTTACGACAATCTCGACCGCGCCTTCGAGGTGATCCTCGAGGCCAACGTGAAAGAGGTGGATCTGTTCGAAGCGAACGGCACGCCATTCGTCCAGATGGCCGGCGTCGGATTCGATGCGGCGGTGATCGAGGAAACCACTTGGGAGAGCAAGAAGGTGCTCGGACCTCTGGCTTACCTTTTGTCGGCGGTGAAGGTTCTCGGTGAGAAGCCGCCGAGGATGAAGGTCGAGGGCGACGATGGTCGCGAAGAGGAGGGGGTCGCGGTGCTCGCCGGAAACGGCTCGCTCTATGGCGGCCAGTTCAAGCTCTTCCATCGTGCCGACAACCAGGACAGCAAGCTCGACGTGCTCGTCTTCAAGGAGGCCGGCTACAAGCTGGTGCTCGATTCGCTCCGAGGGATCGCGTTGGGTGGGGTCGACTTCGACAGTTCGACCGTCTCGTATTTCCAATCCGGGTCACTGCATGTGACGGCTGACCGAGAAGTCCCGCTTGAAGTCGATGGCGAGCTGGTTGGCCGCACCCGCGAGGTGACCTTCGGCGACGAGCAACCGGAGCGGCTGCGGGTGCTGGCGCCGCGCGAGCCGATCGGGACCCGTTTCGAGGAGGCGATGAAGGCGATGATGGCGTGGACGAAGAAGACCGTCGGAGGTCCGCAACCGTGA
- a CDS encoding SanA/YdcF family protein, giving the protein MSRKAKKFRPLRTLRHFAIGGVLCFVGWVVWANVAAVIAGAGKLHDEIADVPDGRVGLVFGCDDRIDGRENLYFRYRIDAAAELWKAGKLRCVIVSGDNRKDNYNEPKKMKEALVAAGVPEDRIFGDSAGLRTLASVVRAKEIYGVEQVTFISQRFQNERAAYLAKSIGLDFAGYNARDVEGQGGFKTKIREVGARVKMWLDVHVLETRPQELGPPVQLPL; this is encoded by the coding sequence GTGAGCCGAAAAGCGAAGAAGTTCCGTCCGCTCCGCACCCTCCGGCACTTCGCGATCGGGGGCGTGCTGTGTTTCGTCGGCTGGGTCGTGTGGGCGAACGTCGCGGCGGTGATCGCCGGGGCGGGAAAGCTTCACGACGAAATCGCCGACGTACCCGACGGGCGGGTCGGGCTCGTGTTCGGTTGTGATGATCGGATTGACGGTCGGGAGAACCTCTACTTCCGCTACCGGATCGATGCCGCCGCCGAGCTTTGGAAGGCGGGCAAGCTCCGGTGCGTGATCGTTTCCGGCGACAACCGCAAGGACAACTACAACGAGCCGAAGAAGATGAAGGAGGCGCTGGTGGCGGCGGGAGTTCCGGAGGACCGGATCTTCGGCGACAGCGCGGGGTTGCGGACGCTCGCTTCGGTGGTCCGGGCAAAGGAGATCTACGGAGTCGAACAGGTGACCTTCATCTCGCAGCGTTTCCAGAACGAGCGGGCCGCCTATCTGGCCAAGTCGATCGGACTCGACTTCGCCGGCTACAACGCACGCGACGTCGAAGGACAGGGAGGCTTCAAGACGAAGATCCGTGAGGTCGGCGCGCGGGTGAAGATGTGGCTCGATGTCCACGTGCTTGAGACCCGCCCGCAGGAGCTGGGTCCGCCGGTCCAGTTGCCTCTGTGA
- a CDS encoding Maf family protein, whose translation MKIVLASGSPRRRELLAAAGVEFEVRPSPAEEIHDAGMAPAELCETNAELKARGVEVAGAAVIGADTLVFLEDEPLGKPADLDEARATLRRLSGRVHTVCTGVCVVAPDGTAHPFHELTEVRFRPFGEEVIDAYFAKVDPLDKAGAYGIQEHGEMLVESIDGSFDNVMGLPVARLLEVLGACGVDGRSLE comes from the coding sequence ATGAAGATCGTGCTCGCGTCCGGATCGCCCCGGCGAAGGGAATTGCTGGCGGCTGCGGGCGTGGAGTTCGAGGTCCGACCGTCGCCGGCGGAGGAGATTCATGACGCCGGGATGGCTCCCGCCGAACTTTGCGAAACCAATGCCGAGCTGAAGGCGAGGGGGGTGGAGGTCGCGGGAGCGGCGGTGATCGGAGCCGACACGCTGGTCTTTCTGGAGGATGAGCCTCTGGGAAAGCCCGCCGATTTGGACGAGGCCCGGGCGACCCTGCGGCGGCTGTCGGGCCGGGTCCACACGGTCTGCACCGGAGTTTGCGTGGTCGCGCCCGACGGCACGGCCCATCCGTTTCACGAACTGACCGAAGTCCGGTTCCGGCCTTTCGGTGAGGAGGTGATCGATGCCTATTTCGCGAAAGTGGACCCCCTCGACAAGGCGGGGGCCTACGGGATCCAGGAGCACGGCGAGATGCTGGTCGAATCGATCGACGGCAGCTTCGACAACGTCATGGGATTGCCGGTCGCGCGCCTGCTTGAGGTCCTCGGGGCTTGCGGCGTCGACGGGCGGAGCCTTGAATAG